A stretch of DNA from Pseudomonadota bacterium:
AACCTTACACAGGCTAATGTTACCCTTGCCGGAAGGCATGGAGATAAGTTGCGGGTTGCACGGGAACAGCATGTAAAGACGATTCGTGCCGGTGAGTTGGAAATGAAAGAACAATACGATGTTGTTGTTGAAGCAACAGGCTCTGCTGACGGTTTTGACCTAGCCCTTAAACTGGTAAGACCGAGAGGGGTAATTGTTCTGAAAACCACCGTTGCCTACGTGAAAGAAATGAACCTTGCCCGTGTTGTTATTGATGAAGTTCAGGTTATCGGCTCAAGATGCGGGCCCTTTGAACCGGCACTTATGGCAATGGCTAAAAAACTCATAAATGTAAAGCCTCTTATAAGCGCAATTTACAAACCGGACAAAGCATTGGCAGCTTTTAAAAAAGCAAGCAAAAAAGGGTCACTTAAAGTTCTTCTGGACTTCAGGTAGGCAATTAGGGCTATTTTTTCATAATCACCCATAATCCCCCCTCGGAAACAATCTCAACATGCCCCGGTATCTTGCCGGTATTAATGTCTTCATACAATCCGTCCACCATTATTTCAGTCTTACCGATCCTTAAATTGAGATCTCGTGATCTTTCACCGATTGTATCAATCACCACTTTAGGGGTATATTTTCCAAATCCACCGCCGACCATTGCTACCCCTTTTTCTCTTAAAACCCTGTAAATAGCTGAAAAATCAACACTGAATAAAGACGGAAAGAATAATGCGCCACGAAATATTACCAGATCAATAGAAAGCTCTGTAACTCCTGCCAGAGAGGCATTACTCTCTATAATCCTCACTGGATTGTCACTTCCATGTTTTTTCGCTTCTTCACGGAAAAAATATCTCATACCCTGCGGAAACGATGCAATAGAAAAGGAGTCACCGATTTCCTGCACCTTCATAGAAAACACTGCTCCGCAGAAGGGTCCCATTTCAAGGATATCTCCGCCTTCACGGCCGTAGATTTCTCCAATATGCCTTGTTAAATAAGGATAAACAGGATTCCACAAATCATATAGTTCTTTAATAGGGGCAAGGTCGACTGTATTCATAGGTTTTTAACAGACTTAATAATATCAGATAAATTGGAGGATATAAACAGTTTCCATCCGGACTGGGTCCTTTTCCGCCCAGGCGGTGTCAATCTGCGGTCTTTCTTGTGCGGCGTGCATGTTGTACACCTCCGCGCAATTCCTTGATTGCCCCTCGGGTCTTATGCCATGAAGCTTACCTCGGGGTGATCCGTTTCCTTGCCGGAACGAAAAATTCCTCCTTTCCGATTCGGGAACGATAAAGATTGCCATTTCCATAATCAGTCACTATATTACAATTATATTGTTAGAAGATCGTATCATACTATAACAAGGAGCTCACAGGTTGGAGCCTAAAAAAATAACTGAAGAAATATACCGAATTGGTGGATCGGATCTTACATCTGCGAAGGATTGCGCCGTTTATCTTTTAGACCTTGATGAGCTTGTCCTGATAGATATCGGTTCAGGTGAGGGTTTTGACAGATTGTTTGATAATATTGAAAAGGCAGGCTTCAGGCCTCAAGATATCTCCACCATGATACTGACCCATTGTCATGTTGACCATATCGGAGGGGCTGGTGCCTTCCGTGAACGTTTCGGCACGCATCTTATAATGCATGATCTCGACGCAAAGATAGTTGAGGCAGCAGACACGAGACTGACAGCAGCTTTTTGTTTTAATATTGATTTCCATCCTCTTGTTGTTGAAACAAGGCTCTTTGGTGAAAAAGGTATAATTACCATCGGCAGACACCAATTATGCTGGCTCCGCACACCTGGACACACGCCCGGTTCAATATCTGTTTACGTGGATATTAACGGCAAGAGGGTCCTATTTCCGCAGGATATTGCAGCGCCGCTCCTTAAGGAATTCGACTGCGACCCTGATGCCTGGATGGAATCGATAAATAAATTATTTGCTCTTGATGCAGACATCCTTTGCGACGGACACTCAGGTGCCTATGGACCGAAAAGTGTCGTAAAGGAATACCTGGAATATTGTATAGATTCCCAAAGAAAGATGGGGTATATAACTTAATGATATCTATCGTAATTAACATGGTTGTTAATGATTAATATTTTCAAAAGATTCGTTAAAATAGGGACATCAACCACCCTTAAAAAAACACTTATAAGACAAACAATATTATCTGATACACAAGAACTTGTTTTTATTCCGGATTCACATAAACGTATATGTGGATCCAGGTTTAGTGGGCAACGGCATGGAAGGCAAGGTTTCATTGCAAGGGCAGTATCGAGCAAAATGCTCAGAGACGGGTGGGTTGTGAGTCTTGCAGACCGTAGGCCACCAATTGTGTCTCACCCCCGTTCACACCCTCCCCCCTCCGAGGGGGAGGAAAAAAAGGGGAGAGGGGGCAATCAATGTGTCGGAGGATCGCAAGGCGAAGCAGAACACCGGGCACCCACTTGTGGGTCATGGACATTGCAATCATGTCGTTGCCCAAACAAAGAGAAAACCTGGAAAAACATTGCATACAACACAACAATACAATAAACTTTTTACAATACCATTTGGCCCGGGAGGGGTAGCGAATGAAAAAGATCGTCGAGTGCGTACCTAATTTCAGCGAAGGCAGAGATGCAAATAAAATAGAAAAGATCATAGGGGCCTTTCAAGGAGTTGATGGTGTAAAATTCCTTGATTATCATAAAGACGCCGACCATAACCGGCTGGTTGTTACAGTTGTCGGCGAGCCGCAACCTCTTATGCGTGCCGTTGTTGCCGCTGTCGGTGTTGCTGTTAAGATTATAGATATGCGTACTCACCGGGGACAGCATCCGAGGATGGGCGCCGTTGATGTAATTCCTTTTATACCCCTAAAAAATGTTACCATGGACGAAGCCATTGCACTTTCCAAGGAGACAGCAAAGACAGTCTGGGAAAAATATAAGCTCCCGGTTTTTTTATATGAAGCTTCGGCTGTGAACAGGAAGAGAATAAATTTAGCCGAAATACGCAAAGGGCAGTTTGAAGGGATGGCAGAAAAAATAAAAACACCGGAGTGGATGCCGGATTTCGGAAGCGCGCAGATACACCCTACGGCAGGAGTAGTTGCCATCGGAGCCCGTAAACCCCTTATCGCCTTCAATGTAAACCTTGATACAAGCAACATCGAGACAGCAAAGGCCATAGCAAAATCAATAAGGAATATAAGCGGGGGACTCAGGCATTGTAAGGCCATTGGCATTGTATTGAAAGAAAGAGGCATTACACAGGTTTCCACAAATATGACAGATTTTACAAAGACACCCCTTTACCGGGTGGTCGAACTTATCCGGATTGAGGCAAAACGATACGGCGTCAGTGTGGTGGGAAGCGAGATTGTAGGCCTTGTCCCTCTGGAAGCACTGATTGACGTTGCTTCTTATTACATGGGTCTGGAAAATTTTACCGTGGAGCAGGTGCTTGAATCAAGGCTTGCAGAGTAAGTCAGTTTAAGTGGTTCTTGCCTTCGTAAATTTTTCCCTACAAACACAGACAGCGCAGAATGCGCTTGCTCTATAGCCTGAATCTCCATTTGCAAAAACAATCAGCAGGGTGATCGGGCGGTGCAAAGACACACTCTACCTTGATATCTTCATCAACTGCATGTGCAAAGGACTCAAACTCTCTCTGGTGCATATCACGGCAGTAGAATTCAGGCAGGCCGTGTTTTACCCGGGCAACCTGCGTAACGCATTGTGGTGCACTGACAATTACCTCGTCTTCTTTTTCCTCAATCTTATAACCCACAATCATTGTCCAGGGACAAAATTGCATTGCCCTGGCAAGCCCTTTCAAACCCTTTTCTTTGATATGAAACCGGTGAATAATATCCTTTGTAGACATACCGGCAATTTTTCCCCATACCGCCTCGTCAAGATATTCTGCCGCTGCCCTGTCATATTTCTCTTCCACGCAGAGAAACCAGAAACCATCAACTACCCGGTAGTGCCAGAGGAGAAATCTCAGATAACTTTTCAGATCCTCCTTTTCCAGATTTTCAAGTATTCCCAGGTTCATAAAAAACTCCTCTTCTACATATAGCCTTTTTTTCAGCAGTTATTAGCACATTAATATTGTTCTGGATATTTATTAAACATAAATTTATCATGACCATTCTGTCCATTGAAACAACATCCTTCCTGGTATTTCTACTAATAACAAATATTTTCATTTATGTTGTTCTTGGGAGATTATTGCTATTTTAATTATATTGTTGTCTCCCGGCACTTCCCTTGGTATATACAAATTTGTAAAAATTTTCAATATTAATAGTCTCTGTAGCCCTTATAAAGAACTTGACCTCAAAGACTGATAAATATATTATAATAGCTAAATTTAAAGATTTTTCATTTTAATTATCTGAAAGAAGGGGGAGATGCATGGAGTCAACTGAAGACACTCCGGGTGAGATAAACCTGATTGATTATATGAAGATAGTGTGGAAACATAAAAGGCTAATTATCGGTATAATTATAGTAATTGTTTTTATCACTGCAATAATTGCACTACTTGAAACTAAAATATACGAGGCAAATGCAGTGATAGCGCCCGCAGGAGCAAAGATAGACACGGGAAGCCTGAGCATGGCGGCTGCCCAGTTCGGCCTTACAACCCCGGCTTCAGCAAATGTAACTGATATCTTAAATGTTCTGAACAGCAATATTCTTAAAGAAAGAATTATAAATAAATATAATCTATTATCCCTTTTGTTCAAAAGTGACGCTTTTAATGGGAAAACAGAAGATCAGAAATCGTGGGCAGGCATAAGGGCTTTGAATGATATTTTAAAAGTTAATTTCTCTTCAAAAGATAATACGATTACCATATCGGTTCAGCATAAAGACCCGAAGGTAGCCTCCAACATTGTAAAATATACCCTCGAAGAACTTACAGAATTGATAAGCAGCGAAGCTAAAAGGGTTGCTGATACAAACAAAAAGTACCTCGAATCACAGATTGATAAAACCCTTGATCCCTTTATTCGCACAAAAATATACTCAATGATTGCCCAGCAGATTGAAACATCCATGATGGCAGAGGTAAAAGAAAATTTTGCCTTCAAGGTAATTGATCCGCCAAGGATTCCTGATAGGGCAATTAAACCAAAGAAACTTCAGATGGTCAAAGTATCCTTTATAGCGTCCTTTTTTCTTGGGATATTCATCGCATTTTTAAAAGAGTATATAGACAAATTTAGAATGAAACAAAGTGGATCATCTGAGGGGGTAAGATGAAACTTAGATTATTATTGATTTTAACGATAACGGCATATGTTTGTTTTCTGACATTATGCAATATAGCTAATGCTCAACTGCCTTTTATTCCACCAACTGTACTATCACCGACACAATCACCAGCATTGAGCCAGCCGGCAACATCCCAACCCGGACAGGCATACCAATCCTCAGCAACAAGCCAACAGCCTCTGCCAAAGCCGCTACCTGCCCAACCGGGAGTTTCACAACAGATTACAACACAGCAGGCAGATATTCTCCAGAGATTGTCGCCTGAACAAAAAAGGGCTGCAGAAGGAGCTATACAAGGACCTCTCACACCTGAAGCCATTGAGGCACTGAAATCCAAGCCGGAATTCAAAGGATTAAAGCCGGAGGATGTTATAAAAGGCAAAGAGATTCTTGATAAAAAAGATGTTGGGAAAAAAGAACCGGGAAAAATGGAAACAGATAAAACCCCAGCAGCGGCAGAAAAGAAGGTTATCGCAAGAGAAGCAGAAGGAAATACGCTTTTTGACAGAATACGGAGTATAGGAGCATATCAGGATATTTCCACTGCACTTAAACCATTCGGGTATGAGTTTTTTCAGGATGCATCAATAAGGGTAGCAACAGACAGGAAGGATATACCGGTTCCAAGCCAGTATGTTATCGGCCCAGGGGACGAAGTTAGAATCCTCCTCTGGGGACGGGTAAATGCTCAGCATAACCTGGTTGTCGACAGAAACGGGAACATAACGATACCCCAGATAGGGCCCATCCCTGTCGCAGGCATGACATTTGAAGATATGTCAAAAAAATTAATTAAACAGTCGGAACAGATTGTTGGCGCAAATATCGATATTACTATGGGTGCACTCAAAACCATCCCCATCTTCGTCCTCGGCGACGTAAAGAGACCGGGTGCATATACCATCGGTTCTTTTTCAACCATGACAGATGCTTTGTTGATAGCCAGCGGCCCCACCGGGATAGGCTCAATGAGAAATGTACAACTCAGAAGGAAAGATAAAATTATCACTACCTTCGACCTTTATGATTTATTCTTAAAAGGGGATAAATCTAAAGACATCATTCTTCAGGCAGGCGACGTAGTTTTTGTGCCTGTTGCGGGTCCCCTTGTAGGTATTGCTGGAAATGTTAAAAGGCCGGCAATTTATGAACTCAGGAATAAATTTGACCTTCAATCACTATTTGACCTTGCAGGAGGTATTATCCCGACAGCGTACATGCAGCAGATACAGGTGGAGAGAATTATAAGGACAGAAAAACAGATAGTTATCGATGTTAATGACAAAGACTTGACAAAGGCAAAAGATTTTACTTTGCAGGACGCTGACCTGATAAAGGTATTCAATATTGTTGCTG
This window harbors:
- a CDS encoding MBL fold metallo-hydrolase; this translates as MEPKKITEEIYRIGGSDLTSAKDCAVYLLDLDELVLIDIGSGEGFDRLFDNIEKAGFRPQDISTMILTHCHVDHIGGAGAFRERFGTHLIMHDLDAKIVEAADTRLTAAFCFNIDFHPLVVETRLFGEKGIITIGRHQLCWLRTPGHTPGSISVYVDINGKRVLFPQDIAAPLLKEFDCDPDAWMESINKLFALDADILCDGHSGAYGPKSVVKEYLEYCIDSQRKMGYIT
- the ftcD gene encoding glutamate formimidoyltransferase; amino-acid sequence: MKKIVECVPNFSEGRDANKIEKIIGAFQGVDGVKFLDYHKDADHNRLVVTVVGEPQPLMRAVVAAVGVAVKIIDMRTHRGQHPRMGAVDVIPFIPLKNVTMDEAIALSKETAKTVWEKYKLPVFLYEASAVNRKRINLAEIRKGQFEGMAEKIKTPEWMPDFGSAQIHPTAGVVAIGARKPLIAFNVNLDTSNIETAKAIAKSIRNISGGLRHCKAIGIVLKERGITQVSTNMTDFTKTPLYRVVELIRIEAKRYGVSVVGSEIVGLVPLEALIDVASYYMGLENFTVEQVLESRLAE
- a CDS encoding DUF6125 family protein; translated protein: MNLGILENLEKEDLKSYLRFLLWHYRVVDGFWFLCVEEKYDRAAAEYLDEAVWGKIAGMSTKDIIHRFHIKEKGLKGLARAMQFCPWTMIVGYKIEEKEDEVIVSAPQCVTQVARVKHGLPEFYCRDMHQREFESFAHAVDEDIKVECVFAPPDHPADCFCKWRFRL
- a CDS encoding Wzz/FepE/Etk N-terminal domain-containing protein; translation: MESTEDTPGEINLIDYMKIVWKHKRLIIGIIIVIVFITAIIALLETKIYEANAVIAPAGAKIDTGSLSMAAAQFGLTTPASANVTDILNVLNSNILKERIINKYNLLSLLFKSDAFNGKTEDQKSWAGIRALNDILKVNFSSKDNTITISVQHKDPKVASNIVKYTLEELTELISSEAKRVADTNKKYLESQIDKTLDPFIRTKIYSMIAQQIETSMMAEVKENFAFKVIDPPRIPDRAIKPKKLQMVKVSFIASFFLGIFIAFLKEYIDKFRMKQSGSSEGVR